One Astyanax mexicanus isolate ESR-SI-001 chromosome 3, AstMex3_surface, whole genome shotgun sequence genomic region harbors:
- the LOC111197155 gene encoding uncharacterized protein LOC111197155 isoform X1 — protein MSRQKKITEDFLSPQLMKCGAQKYLEEIGSFVSKHSGAKIKLKKVERYNFRVGSLKDTSYKNTDLLQEWEQFYLPDEMKMVVIGVLENFPCGEDSAELVLMVCEDGNVFAYEDERLHLVASSLKELFESGVQFPGSKYYYRGQSFEDMTKDDWNEVKQSKEAMEKHKKHQDMLESIKPTLLKNLEIIKERQQGEPPSEGSEMSVPLLVS, from the exons ATGAG CCggcaaaaaaaaattactgagGATTTTCTTTCTCCTCAACTGATGAAAT gtGGTGCTCAGAAGTATCTGGAGGAGATTGGCAGTTTTGTGTCCAAACATTCTGGGGCAAAGATTAAACTGAAAAAAGTGGAAAGATACAATTTCAGGGTGGGATCCCTCAAAGACACATCATACAAAAACACTGACCTCTTACAGGAGTGGGAGCAGTTCTATCTTCCAGATGAGATGAAAATGGTAGTAATTGGTGTTTTAGAGAATTTCCCTTGTGGTGAGGACAGTGCTGAGCTGGTTCTTATGGTGTGTGAAGACGGGAATGTGTTCGCCTATGAGGATGAACGTCTTCATCTGGTTGCCAGCAGCCTGAAAGAGCTGTTTGAGAGTGGGGTCCAGTTTCCAGGCAGCAAGTACTACTACCGTGGCCAGAGCTTTGAGGACATG ACTAAAGATGACTGGAATGAGGTGAAACAATCCAAGGAAGCGATGGAGAAGCATAAGAAACACCAGGATATGTTGGAGTCCATAAAGCCTACCTTGTTGAAGAACCTGGAGATCATTAAAGAAAGACAGCAAGGAGAG CCACCATCTGAAGGGAGTGAAATGAGTGTTCCACTGCTTGTTTCTTGA
- the LOC111197155 gene encoding uncharacterized protein LOC111197155 isoform X2 yields the protein MSRQKKITEDFLSPQLMKCGAQKYLEEIGSFVSKHSGAKIKLKKVERYNFRVGSLKDTSYKNTDLLQEWEQFYLPDEMKMVVIGVLENFPCGEDSAELVLMVCEDGNVFAYEDERLHLVASSLKELFESGVQFPGSKYYYRGQSFEDMTKDDWNEVKQSKEAMEKHKKHQDMLESIKPTLLKNLEIIKERQQGEPPSEGSEMSVPLLVS from the exons CCggcaaaaaaaaattactgagGATTTTCTTTCTCCTCAACTGATGAAAT gtGGTGCTCAGAAGTATCTGGAGGAGATTGGCAGTTTTGTGTCCAAACATTCTGGGGCAAAGATTAAACTGAAAAAAGTGGAAAGATACAATTTCAGGGTGGGATCCCTCAAAGACACATCATACAAAAACACTGACCTCTTACAGGAGTGGGAGCAGTTCTATCTTCCAGATGAGATGAAAATGGTAGTAATTGGTGTTTTAGAGAATTTCCCTTGTGGTGAGGACAGTGCTGAGCTGGTTCTTATGGTGTGTGAAGACGGGAATGTGTTCGCCTATGAGGATGAACGTCTTCATCTGGTTGCCAGCAGCCTGAAAGAGCTGTTTGAGAGTGGGGTCCAGTTTCCAGGCAGCAAGTACTACTACCGTGGCCAGAGCTTTGAGGACATG ACTAAAGATGACTGGAATGAGGTGAAACAATCCAAGGAAGCGATGGAGAAGCATAAGAAACACCAGGATATGTTGGAGTCCATAAAGCCTACCTTGTTGAAGAACCTGGAGATCATTAAAGAAAGACAGCAAGGAGAG CCACCATCTGAAGGGAGTGAAATGAGTGTTCCACTGCTTGTTTCTTGA
- the LOC111197155 gene encoding uncharacterized protein LOC111197155 isoform X3, whose translation MKCGAQKYLEEIGSFVSKHSGAKIKLKKVERYNFRVGSLKDTSYKNTDLLQEWEQFYLPDEMKMVVIGVLENFPCGEDSAELVLMVCEDGNVFAYEDERLHLVASSLKELFESGVQFPGSKYYYRGQSFEDMTKDDWNEVKQSKEAMEKHKKHQDMLESIKPTLLKNLEIIKERQQGEPPSEGSEMSVPLLVS comes from the exons ATGAAAT gtGGTGCTCAGAAGTATCTGGAGGAGATTGGCAGTTTTGTGTCCAAACATTCTGGGGCAAAGATTAAACTGAAAAAAGTGGAAAGATACAATTTCAGGGTGGGATCCCTCAAAGACACATCATACAAAAACACTGACCTCTTACAGGAGTGGGAGCAGTTCTATCTTCCAGATGAGATGAAAATGGTAGTAATTGGTGTTTTAGAGAATTTCCCTTGTGGTGAGGACAGTGCTGAGCTGGTTCTTATGGTGTGTGAAGACGGGAATGTGTTCGCCTATGAGGATGAACGTCTTCATCTGGTTGCCAGCAGCCTGAAAGAGCTGTTTGAGAGTGGGGTCCAGTTTCCAGGCAGCAAGTACTACTACCGTGGCCAGAGCTTTGAGGACATG ACTAAAGATGACTGGAATGAGGTGAAACAATCCAAGGAAGCGATGGAGAAGCATAAGAAACACCAGGATATGTTGGAGTCCATAAAGCCTACCTTGTTGAAGAACCTGGAGATCATTAAAGAAAGACAGCAAGGAGAG CCACCATCTGAAGGGAGTGAAATGAGTGTTCCACTGCTTGTTTCTTGA
- the LOC125799490 gene encoding uncharacterized protein LOC125799490 has translation MAERGQRERKKKERAIKFLKADHFVHNAVQIVNKAAALNSESGGRYSDLLDKMLHSIFFLGNIHCAWFDPEEIFNDSEILELFRGPFENYTTEVPVRTPFSYFLELVVNTSENEQKVKNVLSETLQQCKGSDNQYKLISSVICICEESGRRYYGGSLSCSGDVEREIMTAVSCFHVWDNYVTSAVLSVFPEDRTEPVSMTLPRTVESRAYAIEKLSEVKAPCLRCHELFSLPNHSKSKNKPGNCAETEAISNLLTNEAVVKNGTRMNGPVLEEEYIQERMSQHFRRKMMIGNRGNYDIRIIYEWQQGQDAVSAETFF, from the exons ATGGCCGAG CGGGGACAAAGAGAacggaagaaaaaagaaag GGCAATTAAATTCTTGAAGGCAGATCATTTTGTTCATAATGCTGTCCAGATCGTCAACAAAGCAGCAGCGCTTAATAGTGAAAGTGGTGGAAGGTACAGTGATCTTTTGGATAAG ATGCTTCACAGTATCTTCTTCTTAGGGAACATTCATTGTGCATGGTTTGACCCAGAGGAGATCTTTAATGACAGTGAAATACTGGAGCTGTTCAGAGGGCCGTTTGAAAACTACACAACAGAAGTTCCTGTACGGACACCCTTCTCCTACTTCCTTGAATtg GTTGTGAACACCTCTGAAAATGAGCAGAAAGTGAAGAATGTACTGTCTGAAACGTTACAGCAGTGTAAAGGTTCAGACAATCAATATAAGTTGATTTCATCAGTCATATGTATCTGTGAGGAATCTGGGAGACGCTATTATGGCGGGTCTCTGTCCTGTTCAGGTGACGTAGAGAGAGAGATCATGACTGCTGTGTCCTGCTTTCATGTTTGGGATAACTATGTTACTTCTGCTGTTCTGAGTGTGTTTCCTGAGGACAGAACTGAACCAGTTTCCATGACACTGCCCAGGACAGTAGAGAGTAGGGCGTATGCCATAGAGAAGCTCAGTGAGGTGAAGGCTCCTTGTCTGCGATGCCATGAGCTGTTCTCTCTGCCCAATCACTCAAAGAGTAAGAATAAGCCTGGAAATTGTGCTGAAACTGAGGCTATAAGTAACCTTCTTACAAATGAGGCAGTGGTCAAGAACGGTACCAGAATGAATGGACCTGTTCTTGAAGAAGAATACATTCAGGAAAGAATGAGTCAGCACTTTAGGAGAAAAATGATGATAGGAAATCGGGGCAATTACGATATCCGTATAATCTATGAATGGCAGCAAGGTCAAGATGCAGTATCAGCAGAAACGTTTTTCTGA
- the LOC103024077 gene encoding uncharacterized protein LOC103024077, with amino-acid sequence MMISPDAENKCHQVISELTGIYTEAGCGYLAITGGIVNKYSGTLIPLVKPKSYHVRVCGQDDTVYAGNEDQLEAWEDHYLSERMKMTVIGAIDDFPCEAFARQLVLLLCEDGNIYAYEDEVLHLVAESLKDLFENGMTFPGIESYNLGECFEEYTEEEYNELMECSEMKEMREAHEKFRESLGLELLECIEDLEKRQIKTEKEVEEHAEHPSNTSHRTECLEIVSRPSMTVVPCSSLHQHYYSCAPTRHIFCHNNQNCEVACAGL; translated from the exons ATGATGATTTCCCCAGATGCAGAAAACAA GTGTCACCAAGTTATATCTGAATTAACTGGGATCTACACAGAAG CAGGGTGCGGGTACCTTGCTATAACTGGAggcattgtaaataaatattctGGTACATTAATTCCCCTTGTGAAACCGAAGAGCTATCATGTCAGAGTGTGTGGGCAGGATGACACAGTATACGCTGGAAATGAAGATCAGCTGGAAGCCTGGGAAGACCACTACCTGTCAGAGAGGATGAAGATGACGGTGATCGGTGCCATCGATGACTTCCCGTGTGAGGCGTTCGCCCGCCAGTTGGTGCTCTTGCTGTGTGAAGATGGAAACATTTACGCCTATGAAGATGAAGTTCTGCACCTCGTCGCCGAGAGTTTAAAGGATCTGTTTGAAAATGGGATGACCTTCCCTGGAATTGAATCCTACAACCTTGGGGAATGTTTTGAGGAATAC ACGGAAGAGGAATACAACGAATTGATGGAATGCAGTGAAATGAAGGAGATGAGAGAGGCACACGAGAAATTCAGAGAATCCTTGGGGCTTGAGCTGCTGGAGTGTATAGAGGATTTGGAAAAAAGGCAAATTAAG ACGGAGAAAGAAGTTGAGGAACATGCAGAACATCCCAGCAACACGTCACACAGAACAGAATGTTTGGAGATCGTTTCTCGGCCATCCATGACAGTTGTTCCGTGTTCTTCACTGCACCAACACTATTATTCATGCGCACCTACTAGACACATTTTTTGTCACAACAATCAGAACTGCGAAGTGGCATGTGCAGGTTTATAG
- the LOC125799489 gene encoding uncharacterized protein LOC125799489: MSSRNSSPLPMHQRTIRKRKPGKLSGIDRQRSRECLKTCGFLLIHTVMMTIRNQSQGTELFGYMKEMLHSIFFLGYIHEDCLHPKDFFPANIPADYERMSRMFPDAFQQYNSHLPTRTPFSILLELMEIFYETEERIKQELAILLKSMKFPNPLHKEGSKYEQFYTLESTVICVCYSNLDSRKYYGASFCCRKGNAKTILIDLSCLKTWHEYVSHAVMSFHGGASGDGITFPTELKYKAFYRDWKENVYNEKRPCANCKKLFNLPNADPDKVEHPFGNCAETECLSKLLKNDQYMQQKAMIPNHSEEHLENLRNVTKERLTRELGKVGIEVTDSNFLFYNPS; encoded by the exons ATGTCATCTAGAAATTCAAGTCCATTG CCAATGCACCAGAGAACCATCAGGAAAAG GAAACCCGGAAAACTTTCTGGTATAGACAGACAAAGGAGCAGAGAGTGCCTGAAAACATGTGGCTTCTTGTTAATCCACACAGTCATGATGACAATCAGGAACCAAAGCCAAGGAACCGAACTTTTTGGGTATATGAAAGAG ATGCTTCACAGCATTTTCTTCCTGGGATACATCCATGAAGACTGCTTACATCCCAAAGACTTTTTCCCAGCAAACATCCCTGCAGATTATGAAAGAATGAGCCGTATGTTTCCTGATGCATTCCAGCAGTACAATAGTCACCTGCCAACTCGAACACCCTTCTCCATTCTGCTTGAACTG ATGGAGATATTCTATGAGACTGAAGAGAGAATAAAACAGGAGCTTGCAATTCTGTTGAAGAGCATGAAATTTCCAAACCCTCTACACAAAGAAGGCAGTAAATATGAGCAATTTTACACACTGGAGTCAACGGTCATCTGTGTTTGTTACTCCAATTTGGATTCACGGAAATATTATGGAGCATCTTTTTGCTGCAGGAAAGGAAATGCCAAGACAATCCTAATTGATCTGTCTTGTCTTAAAACCTGGCATGAATATGTTTCTCATGCAGTCATGTCGTTTCATGGTGGAGCTTCTGGTGATGGAATAACTTTCCCTACAGAACTGAAATACAAGGCATTTTATAGAGACTGGAAAGAAAATGTTTACAATGAGAAACGACCCTGTGCAAACTGTAAAAAACTGTTCAATCTGCCAAATGCAGACCCTGATAAAGTAGAACATCCTTTTGGGAACTGTGCTGAGACTGAGTGCCTGAGCAAACTCCTGAAGAATGATCAATACATGCAGCAGAAAGCAATGATTCCAAATCACTCAGAGGAACATTTAGAGaatctcagaaatgtgacaaaggAACGACTGACAAGGGAGCTTGGGAAGGTTGGCATTGAAGTTACTGATAGTAACTTTCTCTTTTACAACCCATCTTAA